The DNA window AATTTTATATGGATGTAAAATTGTTTTGTAGTGCTTTGGAAATGTATCATATGACATGTACATGTTCACCTTAGTAAAGggttttatgtaaaacattgAAGGATTACAGAGAAATTCACTTAATAACCAATTACCTTAAGGTGATGAGGCTGATGGACTTTGATCCTTAAAAATGTGACTGAAGCTATATCTGATATGTGCTTGACTAGTTCAAAGACCGCTTCACTCTACACTTTAACTTTGCCAAGACCAAACGTTCAGTGTGGTGAAGACAGTACCACAGCAGGGAgtcaaaaaataaatggatAATCAGGGTACGTTGtccatttttaaatgataagAGTCATCTTTTTCATCTAAACCAAGTCTCCACTAATGCCAAGCTTTCCTTCTAAAGTATTCTTAATGTTGCAGAACATTTTGTGCTCAGTTTCAATATTTAGGAGAGCACTCCCTTCCTGCTTCAGATGACTGCCCTCATGAGCAGTGTGTACAGTAAATAAGTCTTACATTACAGTGTTAATCCCTGAAAGTTGCTGGAACATCTGAAGGCCACAGCCTACAATGAGAGCTCTCCGAGTAGGGGCACAGGTTAGAATACGCCACAGAACCAGCCCACCTGAAAAATAGCCAGTAATACcaatcacatttttaaatatagttcATAAATGCCCAATCCTCCATCTCAGTTCCTCACAGTTATGTATCTGGGAATTTATCATTGATTTCTCCATCCTGGTCAAGGTCTGAAATTATGAATAGTGGTTCACCTCTAGACTCCTTTTCCTCTTCCTCAATGATGGTCTTGATGCTGTTGTACTCTTCATCCACATTATCTGTGGCCCTGATTTTTGTGAGAACTTCTCTGGCCTTCTCAGATTGTCCCTTCTGCAGGAGCCAGCGAGGACTCTCCGGCAGGAAGAGGAAGCCCACAAACTGAAGCACAGCAGGGACTACTGACAGACCAAGCATGTATCTATACAACATTCAcacaacacaaccacacaaaaAGCAAAGGCCATAAATCACACAATGCTGTTGCTTTGTGACAGCTCATTGCTTACCTGCTGTCATAATTTATCTTAGTAATCTATTTTTTGAGATCTCTAAAAATCACAGCAGccaaaaaacttttaaaatgctTCCATGGTGCATTATATTATCTCTGAATTTCATACCTCCATCCACCATAGCTCAAGTAACTGAAAACCCCATCCACCACGCTGGCTATGAACTGGGCTCCAGTGATAAAGAGGGTGTTTATGGTGACCAGCTGACCCCTGAGATGAGGAGGAGAGACTTCAGCGATGTACACTGGTACTGTCATAGAAGCTAAACCTGTAGGaataaaggaaataaaatattgtaaGATAGACAATTTACAAACAACGATTTGCTTCAAACTAATCTGAGagctgaatataaacaaacagggAAAATGAAGATCCAGACATATAATTTGTTAGTAATCTTTTACAGTAGGCACGTCCATCACTGAGCAAGATACTCTACACTAGACtaaacagcattttgaattgtaaTTTTCCACTGAAATGAAAACATAATCTGGGAAAGCACCCCAAGGTGTTGATGATGCAAAGCACCATGGAGCAGAGCAAGTGAGCCAGTTCCAAAAGGTACTTATCTAAAAAATCCCTCCCAAAATAATGTGATATTTCAAGTAAGTCTTAAGATTACAAAGCAAAGCATTGACTAGAGGGATCCAATGCTCTTCAGTACTGGCCTGTggatcagtggagctgtgtttataCTGATGATGGTGCACCAGCCAATGTTAGTGTTAAGTTTGTTGCCTTCAACAGTTGTTGTTGAAACTTTTACATACAACTGTATTTGTGACATACCTATCCCCACACCAACTGTAAGTCTTCCAAGGAGCAGGACCTCTTTACTGGGGGCCAGGCCTAAGATCACCCCTCCGACTAAGAAGATGAAGCTGGCGAGCAGGATACAGGGTCTCCGGCCGAACGCCGCGGTGAGGAAGCCACCGAACAGGGCCGCGAGCGCCGCGGAGAACACGGTGCTGGAGACAAGCAGCTCCTGCCACAGAGCCGTGAGTTTCAGCTCCTgtttcagcagcagcagcgcccCAGAGACTACCCCCGTGTCATAGCCGAATAGGAAGCCCCCCAGCGCCGAGAACGCGGCCAGCACGTACACGAACACCGGGGAGCCATCTGAGACAGGCGCCGGGCTCGGAGATCCATCCGCATCAGCGGGAGGAGCAGAAGAGTTGCTGAGGGACGAAGTTCTGATTAGACTGCGCTCGTCCTCCACTGTCCTCTCCCCTCCCTCCATCAGCACGTGATTTATAGCCTCCAACTGCAGACCACCATCCTCCTTTGAGTCACACACAAGCCAAGACATCCATTAAAAAGACACAGCGCGTGACATCGCGGTGAAACCCTCAGAAACTAACACTGAACACAAGTCTCACAACATTCCGTCTGGAGCCGAGCAAGGACTCGATCCTAAAGAGTCGATTCACCAGACGAAGGTGCAAGGAACGACTCATCCCACTGACATTGACCTTCGGTAATCCACCCCTGTCCTTGACTTTTGTCATAGCTACCTATTCTACTATATAAAACACACTGGCATGTGATTAAGGTAAAACACTAGGTTTTTGTAAGTCTGTGATGTCGCCTTTAGTATAGGTGTACATTACAACGATAATCGCATTGGGATTGGTGCTTAGCCTTTTTTCACATTACACCCCTTTTAACTCCAGTGTACAGTTACCGTGTGAACTCATTTCATCCCTCTGTGAATAGGAATCAGAGTCAATTCCTGGAAGTCTGAAATTCAGGAGCCGACTCCGCACTATTCTGCTCGCGCGCTCATGTCCGTGTGGGGCGGGGCCACTGGCGTGACGTTTACAAGTGGGCGTGGGTTGACGTGGAAGCCGATTTATACAACTTAAGAAAAACTTGAGAAATATTAGAAAAAACGTGAAATAATGAATGGGGCAAATatcataatattaaatatagatATTTTTTCATTCTCCATTTGAAACCACGACTTGTGTTTGGGGATAAGTGTTTAAGAAAAAATTATTTAAGTGCCTGACTGAGAGAAATGGGGAATATATTAGCATATTAATGTCATTATCCTGACCtggtttaatacatttttttcatatttaaccaagtatattttattatacacCGCCGATAACTGGCTGATTGGTTTCAAATTTGCACTGAACTTTacattataaattaaaataaatggtgaAAGACATATATGGTCATGTTTTCTTCAGAGAACAGGACAAACTCACCTCGGTCGAAAGAAAGGACCTTTCTCGGGGGATCAATTGGTGCAGACCACTTTCAGCGCTGTGTTGAGCTTCCTGTTTGAAAGTTGAAGCAGTCAGTCATAtgaccctctcactctctctctctctctctgtgcgtgaGCGAGTGGAAAAGAGACTCCTGGGCATATCTCTAAACGGCGAGCTGTAGAGAGGGATCTATAGACATGTTCACCGCTCCTCCCCAGTCCACAGACCACAGCGGCGACGTTAGGGTCCTTAAGTAAACTTCACATTGGCGGTTTGTACTCAGTGTGCTATGCTTCGTCTCAAGCCGTTCTTTACTATCCCAGCGGAAAGCCTGTGCACATGTGTTTAATGTCTGCTGAAAGACAGCACGGTACCCAGCACCATGGTGAACAAAGAGGACCTGGAAGAAAGCGTGAAGAAGCTGTTAGTTCGGCTCAAAAATCTGGAAGAAGGAAAACAGCTGGGCACCATGGTCCAGATCGTGCAAGATCTGCTCTTCCTCGCGCACACAGACGACTGCGGTAAGACCGACCACTGGGCTATGACTACTGTGAAAGCAGTGATTTCTATTTATAGGCCTGGGCATGTTTGTACTT is part of the Hoplias malabaricus isolate fHopMal1 chromosome 4, fHopMal1.hap1, whole genome shotgun sequence genome and encodes:
- the slc2a13b gene encoding solute carrier family 2 member 13b isoform X3, yielding MSWLVCDSKEDGGLQLEAINHVLMEGGERTVEDERSLIRTSSLSNSSAPPADADGSPSPAPVSDGSPVFVYVLAAFSALGGFLFGYDTGVVSGALLLLKQELKLTALWQELLVSSTVFSAALAALFGGFLTAAFGRRPCILLASFIFLVGGVILGLAPSKEVLLLGRLTVGVGIGLASMTVPVYIAEVSPPHLRGQLVTINTLFITGAQFIASVVDGVFSYLSYGGWRYMLGLSVVPAVLQFVGFLFLPESPRWLLQKGQSEKAREVLTKIRATDNVDEEYNSIKTIIEEEEKESRGGLVLWRILTCAPTRRALIVGCGLQMFQQLSGINTVMYYSATILQMAGVRDEKMAIWLAAATAFTNFLFTLVGVWLVERLGRRKLTLCSITGTAISLSVLAMGFLLSAQASPPVTIHPSNPSSLNSSCTHYGTVLNSSCEPVDPANTEESASGRCSNTTQINTAAFWAYNYCPTPYSWIVLMGLILYLAFFAPGMGPMPWTVNSEIYPLWARSTGNACSAGVNWICNVLISLTFLHVAEYLTYYGAFFLYSGLALLGFFFILGCLPETKGLMLEDIEMLFSRRLCTCGAFSDQNMHYVRPRLELGKLQYGTLEQEEGIAYISVCIPNPY
- the slc2a13b gene encoding solute carrier family 2 member 13b isoform X2, whose product is MSWLVCDSKEDGGLQLEAINHVLMEGGERTVEDERSLIRTSSLSNSSAPPADADGSPSPAPVSDGSPVFVYVLAAFSALGGFLFGYDTGVVSGALLLLKQELKLTALWQELLVSSTVFSAALAALFGGFLTAAFGRRPCILLASFIFLVGGVILGLAPSKEVLLLGRLTVGVGIGLASMTVPVYIAEVSPPHLRGQLVTINTLFITGAQFIASVVDGVFSYLSYGGWRYMLGLSVVPAVLQFVGFLFLPESPRWLLQKGQSEKAREVLTKIRATDNVDEEYNSIKTIIEEEEKESRGGLVLWRILTCAPTRRALIVGCGLQMFQQLSGINTVMYYSATILQMAGVRDEKMAIWLAAATAFTNFLFTLVGVWLVERLGRRKLTLCSITGTAISLSVLAMGFLLSAQASPPVTIHPSNPSSLNSSCTHYGFCEHCMLDPNCGFCYYENGSTVLNSSCEPVDPANTEESASGRCSNTTQINTAAFWAYNYCPTPYSWIVLMGLILYLAFFAPGMGPMPWTVNSEIYPLWARSTGNACSAGVNWICNVLISLTFLHVAEYLTYYGAFFLYSGLALLGFFFILGCLPETKGLMLEDIEMLFSRRLCTCGAFSDQNMHYVRPRLELGKLQYGTLEQEEGIAYISLQ
- the slc2a13b gene encoding solute carrier family 2 member 13b isoform X1, giving the protein MSWLVCDSKEDGGLQLEAINHVLMEGGERTVEDERSLIRTSSLSNSSAPPADADGSPSPAPVSDGSPVFVYVLAAFSALGGFLFGYDTGVVSGALLLLKQELKLTALWQELLVSSTVFSAALAALFGGFLTAAFGRRPCILLASFIFLVGGVILGLAPSKEVLLLGRLTVGVGIGLASMTVPVYIAEVSPPHLRGQLVTINTLFITGAQFIASVVDGVFSYLSYGGWRYMLGLSVVPAVLQFVGFLFLPESPRWLLQKGQSEKAREVLTKIRATDNVDEEYNSIKTIIEEEEKESRGGLVLWRILTCAPTRRALIVGCGLQMFQQLSGINTVMYYSATILQMAGVRDEKMAIWLAAATAFTNFLFTLVGVWLVERLGRRKLTLCSITGTAISLSVLAMGFLLSAQASPPVTIHPSNPSSLNSSCTHYGFCEHCMLDPNCGFCYYENGSTVLNSSCEPVDPANTEESASGRCSNTTQINTAAFWAYNYCPTPYSWIVLMGLILYLAFFAPGMGPMPWTVNSEIYPLWARSTGNACSAGVNWICNVLISLTFLHVAEYLTYYGAFFLYSGLALLGFFFILGCLPETKGLMLEDIEMLFSRRLCTCGAFSDQNMHYVRPRLELGKLQYGTLEQEEGIAYISVCIPNPY